Below is a window of Sceloporus undulatus isolate JIND9_A2432 ecotype Alabama chromosome 9, SceUnd_v1.1, whole genome shotgun sequence DNA.
ttctcttccacaggctaaacatacctagctcttTTAAGCCGCTCCTCCTAGGGCTTttgggtttccagacctttcaataTTTGGGCCACCTTCCTccggacatgttccagcttgtcaatatcctttttgaattgtggtgtccagaaatggacacagtattccaggtgaggcctgaccaaagcagaacagagtggcactattactttccttgatttagacactatgatcatgttggcttttttagctgctttatCCCACTGTTGGCTCATGCTTAGCTTGTGgtctaagattcctagatccctttcacattccTCATCTACGGCCACGGGGCTACTCCTGAAAAGGCACTATTTCTTGCAACTGTCAttgtcatagagttggaagataccacaagggccatccagtccaactccctgccatgcaggaactctcaggaACTCTGTCCTTATCTTAGCTGATGAAAACACTCAGTAAAACAGCCGTGGTGACTCTGGTGGCATTCAGTTTCACAAACCTATGATGATTTTACAACATGTGTGGTGTCTTCAATCACCCTGACATCCTTGGGATGCATTGCTACCAGACGCTGACCCAAACCCAACCAGCTATTAAAATGGAGGTTGGTATCTAaagcctgagagagagagagagagagagagagagagagagagagagagactccagGGATATATACTAAAACTGTTAAGAAAGTACTTAATGAAGATGGATGATGAAATGACAGATAGTAAAGGAGTCTGTTTGTGTGGGTGGACTGGAAACAGAGGGTATCCTGAGCACCAGAGACAGCGGAAGAGTGTAACACATGGCCTCCTGAGCTGTTTTTGAGCTCTGTATCCTGCCTTATCCAACTAAACAAAGATAGCTAAATAATTACCAtattcatttgtttaaaatgtaattaaactatcaaagaTTTAATAGACGCATAAAGCTGGAAGGGACTCCAAtagtcatccaatccaacctttCTATCTTGCAGGGAAATACCTCCCTGTAATAGATGgccttccaacctctgtttaaaaacctccaaaagaggagACTTCACCATACTCCAAGGTAGCCTGTTCCAggattgaacagctcttaccgtcagaaagttctttcaaatgtttagatgagatctctttccctgtagtttgagtCCACTGTTCTGTGTCATCTATGGAGCAGCAGCAAATTCCTTCAAATGTAAAACttgtttaaaaacataaaccacaaaaaagaaagCGATAATCCAACATATAAATGCGAGGCCCGTTCCCTCTAAGTCCTCAAAGTTCTGCTGAAACAAGCAAGGTTTCGCCTGCTGTCAGAAAGATAGCAAGGATGGCAGCCTCAATGAGGATGGGGCAAAAAAAGACCAGCATGACAGAAAGCCCTTTCTGTCAGTAATGAAGCCTTAGGAGAAGCATTTTGACCTGTTCGCATCCAGGGAAAAGGCTGGGAAACCACCAAATCATGGTGACATGGAGGAGGTAGTCTTTTTGGGAAGACGTGAAGGCCAGATTCTGCCTCACTGGCTGAAGTTGCCCACCCTACTCAAACCTCTTAAGAAGGCAGCCCTGGTAATTTGTTGGCCCCAATTTCCCCCTTGACAGAGACTTTGCATGTCACAAGAGCACCCAAATACATTCAAAGAATAAATAGAGACTTTATTTCATTGTCATTTTTCTTGGCTGCAAGGCCTTCTCAGAAGACAGAGGGACAATCCAGCAGCTGAAGTCACACAAGAAAGAAATTAGATACAAGGCAGGAGCTGGAGTCGTAGTTGGCTTCCAAGGTGGGACAGAGAGCAGCGAGTGTCACCTAGATGGCAcggagcagagagaggaagaaaagacgCACAGTTAACCAAACAGTGAgacaaaaaaacccccacagCACACCTTGCCTCTTTGCTGGGCTTTTCTGGAGACCAGCTTTGAGCCAAATTATCCCTTGGACCTCCAAGAGTCAACACAGAGCTTCGAAAATGCAAATGTCCTTCCTCTGTTCAGTTTATGGGTATTGGCaccactaaggttggtgtcactccagtgaggtaactcatgctgtcacccctgGTCTGCCTGGCACATACCTTCATCCACCTCCTATGCCAGCTAGGGCGCCTCTGCCATAGTGCAGGTGGAGCATTGCTGCCACCTGCCAAGCCCTTCCAGATGTGCAGGGCTGCTGGCCAAGTAGGAAAGACCCAGACCCAGAAGGGATTGCTGGGTGGCAGCAATGCCTCAACCCACCTCCAGTGGCCATAGCTGGCAGAGGGATCCTGGCTAGCAGAGAGGGCAGCCAGAGAAGGTCTTGAGACAGATGGGAATGGCCACCCCAGAGTTGTTCActcccctctgaggtgtcacccagtgtggtctgtacCCCCTCTCACCCCCCAGAGTGATTCCCCTATTATGAGTGCTATCTGGGACATCTTTTTTCTTTAGCTAGTATGGTTCCTccctgtaatttttaaaatgtattaatggtACAATGCACTTGGGTGCAGTGTGTAATGTTGTCCAACCAAGTCCACTGCATTTGAAGGGCATTGCTTCCCATTTTAgaaaaaggcttctcctgggccAAAAATGCCCCAGGGTAgccaaaaatgtggcaaaaatgcccTCCACGACCCCTAGaaggacaaaaataaattattgacAGCTGAGGGCCATACAATTGGTCCTGGGGCCACATGTGGGTCTCAGGCCACATTGCCCACCCCTGTCTTAAAGCACCTTGTCTGGAGTGGAAACATTGCCAAGGGCAGCTCTGAGAGGGTGGGTTGGCTCAAACAGCTGGAGAGTGGCCCCTGCAACCCTACCCCTTTACCTCTAATGCTACTCACTAGGCAGCACTACCGGCTTGAGAACCAACGACGGAAGAAGGTGTCCAGGATGGAAGAAGAGTCATTCAGGTTCTCTCCGTGGCGTGGGCCTGTGAAAAGCGTCACTCAGTGAATTGGAAACTGAGCTGCTCTTGCTCCACTAGCTCAACTTCATTTTTCCTCCCCAGTTCTCTTTTCACATTTGTTGCTGGGAAGCAGCCTCTATTTGCAAAGGGGTGCAATGAAATTAAGGGCCAGAGCAACTCTTGTTGGAGGAAGGGTTGTACCATCTGGGGCAACATTTCTCTCAGGTCTATCACCTtccaggcatgtttggtgggaacacagaagatagggccttcttggtgattgCTCCCAGGCGTTTGCTTTCCTGCCatgtaatatttttctttgtgtttttgtatTGATTCTTATTAGCATATGCCTTTCTTTTGCTTCTGATTTTGATATtgtaactgtatttgttttaagttTCACAAGGTACTTTAAATTCAAGTCTGGGGTGACAGGCAGGATATATGATACAATGAATTAATCCTAATTATTTGACTTCTCAGCTTCATCCTGGTAAAGCTTTTAAAGCTGATATTTAACTTAAATGTATAGGGCAATTTGACATAAAGCTAGTAGTTAAGCTGTTGTtagatttgtatttatttatatcccacatgaTCTCCAGTTTGGGACTAGgaaaggtggcttacaacagttaacaCAATTGTAGGTAAAGATTAACACCATGcagaagttaaaaagcaattaaatcacCAAAAGGTTTGGAAccagttaaaatacattaaaacaacaaattcaaGGCTAGCACATTATACAAGGCCTGTTTTCTTCCCTTCCAAACCTAGATGGAACTGACTTAGATTTTTTTTAGCTTATTAATGAATAACTGAAAAACACTGGCCCCTTTTGATTAACTTTCCTATCTCTGTTGTGGGCCATAAAAGGAAATTATGCATGCACAAAATGCACCTTAAATCCAAGATTTCAGCAAGCACAGTCTATGAACCTACAATTCTCAAGGTAAGCATATGGGCTAGacacctttttaaaatatgaacaaaactGGGATTCTAAGCATCTGGCACAGATGAATGGCACACAAAAGATACACTGCCCTCCTTCGCTGCTTTTCTATTAGACTTCCAGCTCTCCTCTAAAATTGGGCATCTCTACCTGGCACTCACCTGGTCCTCCCAGCCGGCCACCATCCAGAATTGGTTCCCCTCCGCCCCGGTGAGTGACAACTGTCTCCTCATGGCCTTGATTGTCACGCACCGTCCGGCGTTCCTCAATTGtctgaaggaaaaggagagagaaaatggctgAGATACCAAAACTGAGGGAGACAGTATAACATGTGGATAGGGAAAGACCAGCCTCTGGGCCACATGTGGCTTCCAGACCTGGGTTTTGCAGCCCTCCAAATCTTCCACCAGCCCCCAACTGCCCCGATTTAAAAACATTGTGACATCCCCTCCCCTcacaatacaggttgaatctcccttatctcaaatgcttgggaacagaagtttttggcattttggattttatttttaattttggaatatttgcatatacttactgagatatcttggagctgggactcaagtctaaacacaaaattcaattGTGTTTCACgcataccttatacacataccctgaaggtaattttatacctttgctttctgatggtaccTTACAACAGGGAGTACACAGAtgcactaacacacacacacacacagttttggtGCCATTCCACGTGACTCACCCCATCTGGTGCCACCACTTTTGTGATGGAGACGCTTTTGAAATAAGACCGGGGTTGGGCTGATGGCAGGATAGTTTCAAGGCCTTCGGATTTGACACGCAAATCTAGGTCTGCGAAAGAGAGAAGACTAAGCATCAACTAGTACAGATTCTTGGCTCAATAAACTCACATTACTCCATGGAGGGTTCCTTAGGCAGAACTCTCACATAacctccaacacttcacagatgaaacctTGGATACGTTTGGCCAAGCAATATCCAAGTATTGTCAATCATACTTTGGAATCTGGAAATCAATACACACTAAAATGTCACAAATAACAGGGAAATGTATCCCTATGAGACCTGAATTATTTTTGCTTAACATGACATCAGTATTGGACACAGCAACTCAAAAGGAACACTGGAAATTAATTCTATATATGGTGGCATCTGCACGCATTCTCCTGCCTAAATATTGGAACTCAATTGATGAGTGGCTAATAAAACTACTGGATGTGATTGAACTAGATAAACTTACAtgcagagacctctggtgccacaataacccacagatcccaggatcccatagcattgagccagggcagttaaagtggtgtcaaactgcattaattctgcagaacaGCTGCAGCCTCGGTCTCTCTGCTGTGTATACATAGCCTTCTGCCTTAGTCTCACAAATCCAAAGAGCTTTATGGACAAGAATAAACCCGGCCAGTGGAGGATGAGGGAACGTCTTGCCCAAAACAGTACTGTTTTCTGAGTTCTTCAAAGGAGCTGCCTGGATTCACAAGTCCCAAATGTGTAGTTATTTTGATATTTTGGCCCTGGATCACAGTTtatccccacatacacacacacacacacacacacacacagaccaagtcagtttctcacctccatcctctTTTGGGATGTTTGCAGGAGCCGGCTGATTCTCGTGCAGCTGCAAAAGAAGACTACTCATAAGGTTTGTGAGGAGACTATAGAGAAAGATGGAAAGCGCAAAGGTGGAAAGCACAAAGGGGAGCAAACACAGAATGAAAGCTCAGACACTGATGTAGTCCTTGGTCTGTGTGGGATAACCATTTTAAAAGCTCCTCCTCTGTACAAACCTACCAGCGGATGTACCTTCTACAGCCTCCTCTCTCCTTAACACACTCTAGTCCTACATGTGAGGAATCAGTTAAAAAACGGATGCCCACTTGCTCAAAACCTCCCTGGGCTCTATAGTCTATCCACTTTCTGAATTGTTGGAGTAACACTCACTGCCTTTCCTTTACACTGGTCCATTAGATTTGGTGACATATTAACAAAACGAGACTCAAAAAACAACATCTACAATAATATTGAATCAAAAGGACCAAAGGGTTCGTGTGCTAATGCTCAGATGTCACTAGCACATGGAACTGAGTTAAGCAGGAAAGTGTTCTTTTGGACTGCCCCACTTTAAGTGGAaggtataaaacaaacaaaaacctcacACCTTTCAAGAACAGCCCTCATTCTCCTATGGACTCAACCAATATTCACCTATCTGTCCTGGTCATTATTTCTTCCATGTTGCCTGTCACTAAATGGGGCCAAAGCCTGGAGCAGGAGACAAGCACAGCTTCACGCACCCCTTGGAAGGAACGCCAAGGCCTCTTCTCTGGAGCTGGAGGACTCAAGCTCTCCTCCAGTGCTCTGGCGCTGGGTCGGTGGTTGTCCGGGTATTTGAGCATTGAATCTCGCAGCGTCTGCCTCTTCGTGAGAGATGGGTCAGTCGGTGGCGGTGCTTCTACTCCAGGGAACACTGTGGGCAGAGGAGAGTCAAATCAAGACAAGCCTAGGCAAAGTCATAAAAAGGTCTCTCATCACCCCACCTGCCATGAACTCCTGTCAATTTAAGCACTGTACCACTTGGGCCCAAAGTATTTGGATGACCATATATCCCTTTATGAGTCCATGAGAGCTCTAGGATTGTCTGGtcaggcccttctctctgtcccaccatagaattatagagctggaagagaccacaagggccatccagtccaaccccattctgccatgcaggaactctcagtcaaagcatccctgacagatggctatacAGACTCTGTTGAAACACCTCCAAGGTGGGAGATTCCATTACAATCTCTGGGGGAGTGTGATCCaccatcgaacagcccttactgtcaggaagttcctcctaatgggtcctgttctctggagcaacagaaaacaagcttgctccctcctcaaatacttaaacagggctatcataacacctcttaaccttctcttctccaggctaaacatccccagctccatttttcctcatagggcttcatggtttccagacccttcaccattttggtcaccctcctttggacacatggctccagtttctcaatgccctttttgaattgcgggACCCAgaaccaccttctcaggctctcAGACTCTGGCACTCCCTCAATATGGAGGCCAGAACGATCCCATTCCTGTCCTTCCATCACTGCATTAAGATGTTTTATGGCATGAGGCCTTTGGAAACTGACCGGACTCGGTTTCTAATGCTGCACAGCATTGTTTTAAGGTCTGCATGCTGTCTTTCAATTAATTTTAACGTTTTTTAgtgtttaaaacaaaactgtGCAGCATTAGAAACCAACTCCAGTCAGTTTCCAAAAGCCTAATGGCAAAAACATAACATGATTATTTGTCTAACTGTCCTTGAAATCTggatatttatatttatcttcTTGGATCGTTTTAATCTAGATAGTTTTTAAAGatcttgttagctgccttgagtctcaacattgagagaaaggtggattTCGGCAGAGCTTGGGGGAAATGTCTTCTTGGACTCAGTTTCTCAGAATCCCCAACTGGGGATTTAGGAAGAGCAAGGTCTGTGTAACTCCCAGGGGTCCAAaacgcactgtagaaataatccagcttgagaccacttccactgccctggctcagtgctagagaattctgggaactgtcctTTTGTGAGAggtttagccttcgctgtcagagagctctggtgccagaataaacaacacttcccaggatttcccaagcactgagccagggcaattaaagtgctctcaaactgggttatttccgcagtgcattTGGGACCAGGGTCTGTATACATGAGTCTATGcaagtctcctcctttgaagagctttaagcagaggttggatggctgcTTTTCAAGACTGTTTGAGTTGTCTCTTCCTGCCTGGCATGGGTTTCGCCTCGTGGCcctttccaactctctgattctatgcaAAGGCAGCACTTACCGAAAGGCCGCGAAGGCAAGCCCAAGGTCCCCATCTCGCTGAAGAGGTCATTGAAGTCCCGAAAGAGCTCCTCAAACCCAAAGGCATTGCGGAAACGCATCCCTCCTGGGCCAAAGGTGAACCCGAACCCAAAGTCCTCAAAGCCTCTCGCCTCAAAGGAGGGACCACCATCGTCATTATCGTCGTCTTCATCGTCGTCCCACATGATCCCCCCAAAGAAGGGGTCTCTGGGCCTGTGGCAAGAGCAAGGAAGAGTCATAGgtccactctcttctgctttggtcaggcctcacctggaataatgttgtgtccagttctggggaaaacaatgcaaaaaggatgtggagaaactggagccatgcgtccaaaggaggacgactaaaatggtgaagggtctggaaaccatgaagtcctatgaggaaagactgagggagctgggtatgtttagcctggagaagagaaggataagaggtgatatgatagccctgttcatattgaggagggagcaagcttgttttctgctgctccagagactatggagcaatggatgcaagctccaggaacagagattcagTTCAACATGAGTAGGAACCACCTAATAGTAAGGGCTGTGTCATAAATTGATGAacttttgcttaaaaacaaatttaaaaagtgCTAATTCccctaagttttttttaaaaaggccacccCCAAATCAAAACTCCGTATTAAAGTACTACTGCATATTATGTAGTGTAGTATATTTTGTATAACTGGCTATACAAGTATACAAGACACGCAATTATATTCAGTTGTTCCTGATCTGaccatttatacatttatagGACTCCTCTTTTGAGCTTTATAAGGTAATAAggattttgtttattaaaaaggGTGGTTTCTGTAAAGGTCTAGTGCCTAAATCTTTATGGTACAACATTTCATGTTTGTTATGTGAGAAATCAATAGGCTGCTATGTGGTTTCTATGGGGAAAAAGGTGTATCCCGTTATTTTTCATTGGGGTTGGATGGCCTTTTTTAAAGACAGGTAAGAATTAAtaggtttttaattggttttagacAAAGGTTCACTGAAAAGGATACAGGAATATGAGGCTGTGACACTTTCCTAGCCCTAAGACATCAGATTTATAGGGCTGAAAGTCATATAGGGAAAAGACGGTGGGGGACAGAGAGAGTCCAATCTCACCTCTGTCTCCACAGAAATGGATTGCACTGAATTCAACAGCTCTGGCTGAATATGAACAGGGTTcaaggctgcctccacactgcagaaataacccagtctcaCACCACTTTCACCCCTGGAGCCCCAGGATCTGCACTTTTCTTTTGGCACCGGAGGCCTCTGACATAGAAAGCTAGGTGtagtctacagttcccagaattccacagcgctGAACCACGGCCATTAAAGGAGGGTCCAAGGAGGGTCCGACTGTGGAACCTTGTAGTAGGAGCGAGCCAGGGAAAGGtacaagttcccagaattccacagtgctGAGCCACAGCCATTAAAGGGGGATCCAAGGAGGGTCCTGAGGAACCTTGTAGTAGGAGGGAGCCAGGGAAAGGTACAAGTGGTGCCCAACTCATGCGGTTTCAGTGCTGTTTCGCATTGTTGGTTGGTTCCTGTTCCCTGCCTCCATCCAAGAAAGAAGGatggttattgttattattactattattgttatttctatagtgtagatgcctcctcattattattattactattatttctacagtgcaaatgtaaCCTCCCCATCCTTtcatttattactattactaccactactaatattattactatttctaCAGAGCAGATGCAGTCTCCCCATTATtcattactactattactactactagtacTATTATTTATACAGAGTAGATGTACTCTTTCCATTattcattactactactactactatttttacAGAGTAATGTATCTTCCCCGTTTATGaactgttgttgttactactactattactactactactactattactactactattccTCCCCAGACTGTTCCCAAGTCTTCCTGTTCTTgggtgtcttccttccttccttccagttcCATTCCCttttggcttcctcctcctcagggccTTGGGCCTTTCCtggccctgaggctgagagagtgtgactgccttCCCCAGAGAAAGAGGGGCGGCGGAGACAGAAGGAGGGGCCCCGCTTCCTCACCGAAGGCGCTCCCCTCCGAAGCCGAAAAAGCCCCGAAACAAGTCGTAAACACTCATCCCACAACAGCCGTAAAGCAAACCCGCCCGGCCAACGGCGCTCGCTCGCTTCCGCCACTCCGTCGCGAAACGCAAAGTTCCCTCCTGCCGTAAAGCGACAGTCGCAAACTCAACTCTCCTCTTCCCGGCTTTGCCGCCATAGACTTAcgaaacaaaataaaagtttagaGGTTCACGCAGAGGACGAAACTCGAGTCTCGCTCGCCACTGGGGATGTCTATGTTTTTCCCCTCAGAAGAGCAGGGAATGttgtggactccagctcccagagtcccaagCGACTGGCCAACAgcgctgaggcttctgggagatggagtccaaaagctcttcaagggcacagtttgggccATACTTACAGCAACTACTAGTGAGGAAAGtcaaagaaagtgtaaaggcaggcttactgttgaacacaAAGGAAGCAGAGATAATGACCGTGAAGCCTTTACACTGCAGACTAAACCTCCCTATGAACATATAACATACATAGATATATAAGATAGACTTCacctatctatatctatatctatcagTGGTCTTTTGTGAGACTTTGgaccatctcccagaagcctcagccatcttggccaatagcctgggattctgggagctggagtccaaattCTCCNNNNNNNNNNNNNNNNNNNNNNNNNNNNNNNNNNNNNNNNNNNNNNNNNNNNNNNNNNNNNNNNNNNNNNNNNNNNNNNNNNNNNNNNNNNNNNNNNNNNNNNNNNNNNNNNNNNNNNNNNNNNNNNNNNNNNNNNNNNNNNNNNNNNNNNNNNNNNNNNNNNNNNNNNNNNNNNNNNNNNNNNNNNNNNNNNNNNNNNNNNNNNNNNNNNNNNNNNNNNNNNNNNNNNNNNNNNNNNNNNNNNNNNNNNNNNNNNNNNNNNNNNNNNNNN
It encodes the following:
- the HAX1 gene encoding HCLS1-associated protein X-1 isoform X1 translates to MSVYDLFRGFFGFGGERLRPRDPFFGGIMWDDDEDDDNDDGGPSFEARGFEDFGFGFTFGPGGMRFRNAFGFEELFRDFNDLFSEMGTLGLPSRPFVFPGVEAPPPTDPSLTKRQTLRDSMLKYPDNHRPSARALEESLSPPAPEKRPWRSFQGLHENQPAPANIPKEDGDLDLRVKSEGLETILPSAQPRSYFKSVSITKVVAPDGTIEERRTVRDNQGHEETVVTHRGGGEPILDGGRLGGPGPRHGENLNDSSSILDTFFRRWFSSR
- the HAX1 gene encoding HCLS1-associated protein X-1 isoform X2; the encoded protein is MSVYDLFRGFFGFGGERLRPRDPFFGGIMWDDDEDDDNDDGGPSFEARGFEDFGFGFTFGPGGMRFRNAFGFEELFRDFNDLFSEMGTLGLPSRPFVFPGVEAPPPTDPSLTKRQTLRDSMLKYPDNHRPSARALEESLSPPAPEKRPWRSFQGLHENQPAPANIPKEDGDLDLRVKSEGLETILPSAQPRSYFKSVSITKVVAPDGTIEERRTVRDNQGHEETVVTHRGGGEPILDGGRLGGPGDTRCSLSHLGSQLRLQLLPCI
- the HAX1 gene encoding HCLS1-associated protein X-1 isoform X3 — protein: MWDDDEDDDNDDGGPSFEARGFEDFGFGFTFGPGGMRFRNAFGFEELFRDFNDLFSEMGTLGLPSRPFVFPGVEAPPPTDPSLTKRQTLRDSMLKYPDNHRPSARALEESLSPPAPEKRPWRSFQGLHENQPAPANIPKEDGDLDLRVKSEGLETILPSAQPRSYFKSVSITKVVAPDGTIEERRTVRDNQGHEETVVTHRGGGEPILDGGRLGGPGPRHGENLNDSSSILDTFFRRWFSSR